One window from the genome of Nicotiana tomentosiformis chromosome 5, ASM39032v3, whole genome shotgun sequence encodes:
- the LOC104087505 gene encoding uncharacterized protein isoform X2 yields MEDQIVEWRIVEHTSLEEEEEEEEEEDNDYDYEGELKESKMRWIVNKGLWLGKKVMITGIVVSSAPVVLPPLIVISALGFAFSVPFGLAFVGYTCTEKLMNKLLPRSEPPLLLEYGEMYGDEEEYDEHLGGKGAGFGGEMVMEDEEKKEMEDAKEGVEMRIRLVMDESRGYEDKDFGRAEEEREINVDEGGKEEGYEEDVGEYLEGVNEGAMKEINLETERGKEEENWEFDEKIKRTEGLDLVAREARGENEGEKDVTLTPGLPERNLVEVYVGDAAKEDNRSLENSEVVEKPMERKDEKVDSLVREIQGTKSETGPVVISEEKESIEVTKKPNISKSSKKHHKKKKGNEGENAAILEKGEGLSNKQQEDSDAKMIEIKGEVRDEVKVKQDEKHLPVKRETKEGRDEVNQSGVSKKAKKAAETEKASPGRRDERTGKDVGQAANSTKDHKAVSNGKHVAKDASRSVESKDKPVAAEDAQRKADGVHGNLPSERKGTTDQKKNGNASGVAHVPGRAGILDAKHTQ; encoded by the coding sequence ATTGTGGAGTGGAGAATAGTGGAGCATACTTCtttagaggaagaagaagaagaagaagaggaggaggacaATGATTATGATTATGAGGGGGAACTGAAAGAGAGTAAGATGAGATGGATTGTGAACAAAGGATTGTGGTTAGGGAAGAAGgttatgatcacaggtattgttgtCTCTTCTGCACCAGTGGTTCTTCCTCCACTTATTGTTATTTCTGCACTTGGGTTTGCTTTTTCGGTCCCTTTTGGTCTTGCTTTTGTTGGTTATACTTGTACTGAGAAGCTTATGAACAAGTTGCTTCCAAGGTCAGAGCCACCTCTATTATTGGAATATGGGGAAATGTATGGCGATGAAGAGGAATATGATGAACATTTAGGAGGAAAAGGTGCTGGTTTTGGTGGAGAAATGGTGATGGAAGATGAGGAAAAGAAAGAAATGGAGGATGCAAAAGAAGGAGTTGAAATGAGGATTCGATTGGTGATGGACGAGAGCCGGGGATATGAAGATAAAGACTTTGGAAGAGCTGAGGAAGAAAGAGAGATCAATGTAGACGAGGGTGGCAAAGAGGAAGGATATGAAGAAGATGTGGGTGAATACTTGGAAGGAGTGAATGAGGGAGCAATGAAGGAGATAAATTTGGAAACGGAACGagggaaagaagaagaaaactggGAATTTGATGAGAAAATTAAGAGAACTGAGGGTTTGGATTTGGTGGCCAGAGAAGCCAGGGGAGAAAATGAGGGTGAAAAAGATGTTACTTTAACACCAGGTTTGCCAGAGAGGAATTTGGTTGAGGTATATGTAGGTGATGCAGCGAAGGAAGATAACCGCAGCTTAGAGAATTCAGAAGTAGTAGAGAAGCCAATGGAACGCAAAGATGAGAAAGTAGATAGTCTTGTGAGAGAGATTCAAGGAACAAAAAGTGAAACAGGGCCTGTGGTTATTTCAGAAGAAAAGGAGAGTATAGAAGTAACAAAGAAACCAAACATCAGCAAAAGCTCAAAGAAACACCacaaaaagaagaaaggaaatgaAGGGGAAAATGCTGCAATATTAGAGAAAGGGGAGGGGTTAAGCAACAAGCAGCAGGAAGATAGTGATGCGAAAATGATAGAAATAAAAGGAGAGGTGAGGGATGAAGTCAAGGTGAAGCAAGACGAGAAGCATTTACCAGTGAAACGGGAGACGAAAGAAGGAAGAGACGAGGTCAATCAAAGTGGTGTTTCCAAAAAGGCCAAGAAAGCTGCTGAGACGGAAAAAGCATCTCCTGGAAGAAGAGATGAGAGAACTGGCAAGGATGTTGGGCAAGCTGCGAATTCAACTAAGGATCATAAAGCAGTATCCAATGGCAAGCATGTTGCTAAAGATGCTTCTCGTTCAGTGGAAAGCAAGGATAAGCCGGTGGCTGCAGAAGACGCTCAAAGGAAGGCAGACGGTGTCCATGGGAACCTTCCATCTGAAAGAAAAGGGACCACTGATCAAAAGAAAAATGGGAATGCGAGTGGTGTTGCTCATGTTCCTGGAAGAGCAGGGATTCTTGACGCCAAACACACCCAG